GctttctggctcccagttgcATTTTAACAGGTAAAGAGCTGACACTTgtcacctgtataaaaaaaattgtcaatttACCCAGATGCAGTCAATTTATCCAGATttcaaactctgcaccatggccaagaccaaggagcgtgggtcagcagggtgaacagcactggactgagcacacagccctgcggagctccagtgctcagtgtggagGTGCTgcagatgctgttcccgatccggacagactggggtctttactttactttactttgtccaaagtgacttacaagaggaagataccagcaattctcattcgatttctatagatgtTGAGTATCAGCTAGTCGagtggaggagggcaagttgttccaccagccagggacaacgaaggagaacagagtcgattgggattggagaccccgtgaagagggaatatTCAGTCtcgtttcgtttgcagatctgagagggcgtgcaggtggctagtagtgtgtttgtataggagggtgcacttccatttataGCCCTGTAGaggagcatcaaggatttaaactcaatgcgagcagctaccgggagccagtggagagaggtgagaagagacgtgtgtgtgtttcggctTATttaagatgaggcgggctgcctgttgcgagagaaaaggccgaatcttgccaatgttgtagagagtgaacctgcaggatctggagatcgcagcaacgtgatggttcagacccagtttgtcgtcaatccaaactaaTCCATGAGCATAATCCATccaggtctctcagtcaggaagtccaagatccagttgcagagcgaggctcagcttctcgaccaggtgctgaggttAAATGGTGTTGAATGATGAACTAAAGTCTAAGAACAGcatttgtgcgtatgtgtccttattgtccagctGAGTGAAGGTCAGATGCAGGTCAGTGGAGCGGTTCAGACGATTGCAgcgggtccagggtggagggtccagcctctcgaagcactacatcatgatgggtgtgagtgaaACAGGACGACACCGAAGCCTTTTTTTGGCAcggacacgatggtggtggccttgagacacgttggaacGACGGCGGTGCTCAATGAGATGTTGAAGATATTgatgagaacatctgccagctggtttGCACATCCTCTGGGCATCTTCCGGGGACgatgtctggtccagcagcctctCATGAGTTAACACTGCGAAGAGTTTTCCGCCACGGTTCGACCCAGCACCTTATTAATGGGAAGTTGCCATCCGGTAGGGATGGGacagaggttttagtcctgtagtttgtagACGGCCTGCAGGCCCTGCCACATGCACCCTGTGTCtccgctgtcctggaagtgaCTGTGGATTTTCGCTTCACGCTTTGCTCCTCTGAGGTTGATGGTGTTGTCAccgttggttgcagcctccctgAACATAGGGCTGTCAGTGCACTCAAAAGGAGCAGAGATggctcctgctggccaggttctcacctgcttcagaaccaaTTTTGCGCCTCTGACGATTGGTCTGTATGCTGGAATAACATGACAGCCACGTGGTCCGATTGTCCCAGCATGTACTGGGCGGGGCAAGAATTATTTGAGTGAATAAGATCCAGTGCATTTTGATTGAAATCTCCAGCAACAACTACCATTCCACCAGCGTGTGTAGTCTGTTGTTCCCTATAAGCCCCATAAATTTCTCACACCTGCCTAAAGGATAAGCAACTACAGACTTGCATCGCTTACCTAAAAGCCATTTTAGGGAGAATAATATTGCCTAGTAGACTGCTCAGTGTCAGTTTGCCTATTTGACCCGTATTTTTTATCCCAGCAGGATCTACATTTTCTCTGCACCACGATGGCtgatttccccccaaaaaacgtcTCCATCATCGATGGCAACTCTATCCCAGCCCTTCCCGGTGCTGATAACTCCTCATTAGACGGCTGCGATTATTCTAATGATAAGCGCTACTCCATGCAGTCCATAGAAATATTATCTTGTCTTCTGGGATTCCCAGCCAACCTGAGGGTGTTGTGGATCCTGCTGTGGGCCCGGGTGGAGTGgtcgacctctgacctctataCTGGCAGCCTAGCCTTCATGGATGCAATGAACTGCTTGTGTCTCCCAATTGATGCAATAATGTATGATACTGAGACTGTCAGTGACTCAACTTCCATCTTAGATTTTGTTTACTACCTGAATGAGTTGGGCGTGCCGCCTCTCCTGGCCTGTATCTGTTTGGACCGTTACGTAGCGGTCCTGCACCCGACCACCTTCATGCGTCTCCGTGACAACAAGCTAAGGATCCTCACCACCGTGGTGATATGGTCCTGTGCTCTGTCCTACTCTTTATTTGTAGTAATAGATGACAGTGAAAATGTGAAGTATTACATCTCATTCACAGTTTTCATTGGTtgcttcctcctcatcatcttctgcaACCTGTCGCTGCTCAAAGCCCTGATGGACTCTGGCCCCGTGGCCCGCGACAGCATGCACCCTGTGAAGAAGAGAGCCTTCATCACTGTGCTTATCATCTTCATGATCATCACTGTCAGCTTCCTCCCTGATGTAATCTTATATGTTTTTAACATGGTTATGATTAATTCtgacaatattaatatttacccCTGTGTGTTCCCTGCATGCACTGCCATATTCGTCCTCAGAAGTGCCCTTCAacccctcttcttcctctaccATGCCAGAAAGCTGCCCTTCATGTCCTCCACAAAGTCCAACTGCTGTGGGAGGTAGGAAATATATTCACTGGAAACTGAATATActagtgtatatataataatatacaattataataatatacacTTAGGCCATAACCTTAactttgaatttatttttgtatatttaaaatgaacattttcatttactcaGCTGTAAAACAAGCTTGATCAAATTAAACACGACAGTTAACCCTTTTAAAACTACATGTTTGACTCTTGTGTTTAACTTCATATTAATGTGTGTAGAAATTAATAATCTCATAATAGTTTAAAATAGGAAATTACCTTATCTTACCAAATAAAACATAGATcgagtttatatatttttatatatgcaataaacaaatgaaacacaaataaaacacaaaagccTATTATTATAAAAGCCTGTattaaaactgattttttttattttatattttcatttttatttcactaatCTTCTTCTTGTCCCATGAGGGTCACTTTTTCACTGTTACGGTGGCCTACTTCCAtgccaaaaaataaatggaCACTTTACACAAAGTGTAAACCAAATATTTTATTGGAAACTTCACACTAAGGGAACAAACAATGTTGAGAAATACAGGTAGATAGTTTTTCCATCATGTACACCACCAGGAAGGCCCATAACTGGTCCCAAATGTATTCTGTAGCAGGACAACTAGTCTAAACATAGATTGTAAAGAAGAACAAGGATGTTTGAAAGTGATGATATGACTCTGTGTGGGATTATATGAAGAGACAGGAGCTTCTGAGACAGCCTACAGGCTCAGAATATCTGTGGTACTGTGCATAGAGCAATAGATGTTTTCAAGGCAAAGAATGCTCACACcaaatttatattattttgtatagatttctCTTCTCATGCATTTCAAGGTCTTAGTGTGGCAGGCTTGAAGACaagacatgttttttatttgatttatccTGGTTTTCCGTGTTTTTCCAACCCGTTGACATCACCGACAAGTCCAGTGTGTTGGATCATAGGTCTCGGCGAGGCCTATGGCCTCCGGGTTGCTAGGTTCAACGGTTACCTGCAAGGAGCCAAAAGCATGTCGAAAGACAagaataaatggtctgtcatactgacaggcccaaattatAGCCAAAGAAATGACACCAACAcctagggaacattacacaaagtTAAAGTTTCATAAAAATACTCATAACCCAAAACAGACATCCTATATTGAGGCGATGTAGCACATGCAGTGACCAAATGAGGAAACTTTTcaccttgtaaaaaaaaagcattcaaaaaCCACAGACATCCATTCAGTATTAtagacctgaaaaaaaaaacctggatgAAAAACAATTTCAGAATATTGATGCATTATCAAAATCCATTAGAAATCTTTACATTGGTTTTAAAACCAAACACGTCTCATAAAACGATCACTGAATTTGTGTCATTGTGCCAACACACATCTCATTGTTATTCACGttaattgaaatatatattcaacacacacatacaggttgTTCTCAACCATATTGTACCTCTTAGATTCCACTCATGGTGGTGCTATTGCCCTTATCAAGGCAACATCTGCacgaagcaaccaatatgtcatattTTGCAGAGATGTCTCCTTTGTTTCAGGTCTTAGTGTGGCGGCCTTGAAGAcaagacatgtttttttgtttcgtttttttttccaggttttctGGGTTTTTACAACCCCCCCTTAACTGCATTGACAAGTCAGGTCAGATATGTTGGATCGTAAGTCTCGGCGAGGCCTCTGCCaaactgacaggcccaaattatAGTTAAAGTTACAATAGCCAAAGAAAAGACACCAACACCTAGGGAAAATTACACAAAGTTAAAGTTTCATAAAAATACTCATAACCCAAAACAGACATCCTATATTGAGGTGATGTagcacatgcatttacatttacaacatttatcagacgcccttatccaaagcgacttacaatcagtagttacagggacagtccccccccccagagcaatttatggttaagtgtctagctcaggggcacaatggcagtaagtgggaattgaacctgggtcttctggttcacaggcgagtgtgttacctccATGGCTACTATCACCTTGTGCATGCAGTGACCAAATGAGAAAACTTTCCACCTTATAAAGTAAAAGAAGCATCCAAaaaccacagacagacacatacagatTGTTCTCAACCATATTGTGGTGCTATTGCCCTGATCAAGGCAACATCAGCACAAAAcaagcaaaagaaaagaaagacgaTAATAAAATAACCTCAGTGTGCGCGAACAGGCAGAGTTGGGGGGCGACACGATGGGTTGAATCTACGAAACAGTTCACCACTGACGAAACGAGTTTCTAAAATTGTGGTGTAAAAtatgacttatttttttttataaatgccaGAAAGATCCACAAGTGCAATCAGGCATGTAGGAAGCCAATGACGTGACCAATGTTTCATCACcttgagaaaaacagacaactctaaaaaaaaaaaacagatagaTGTCCCTCAACAAAAAGGGTTTGGTAATTCGAAAGAAAACCAACAAGTGAATAATGCaagttaataaatgaattatacTGGTTGGATCTGATTGTTGCAAGTGTCATTTACCCCTCGTAATTAAGACCTAGCATGTGAGCAAATGTCTGTCGCCTATAATGGGTGGCTCagccattcatttatttttctataaGTGCCCTTgtgaaaaaatgaaagtttGAACAGCCCTGATAATGAGCCCAACGTAATCTTCCTTTATCTTCTCTTTATCTGGGAAATGGTCACCGACGTTGAGACCCCAAACCCTGCATAAAGAGGCTGAGTAAAGCGCGTGCGGAAAGTGTGCAGGTGGGTCAGTGTGCCGGAGGAAACGCTGTAGAACGTCAGCGTGCCTTCCCCATGGCTCAGAAACACTCCAACTTTGCCAGACTTGGACCGCACGCTGGCGCTCACTATTGTGCTTTTGCTGTCGTGGTTGGCAGCGTAACTCTTGGTAAAGCAGTCGAGGCTCCAGGACGCGGTGTTAGATCCAAGCTTGCAGTCTTCCCCGCAGATTGCCTCATACGCCACGCCGATCGTGGCACTTCCCGTCCAGTCCACTTCCCAGTAGTGGCGACTAGTCAGTCTCTCCTTGCAAAGCACCTGCACACAATGGCGGAAGCGCTTCGGGTGGTGTGGGTAGCTCTGCTCCGCACTGCTCCACGTCACTTTCCTTTCGGAGCAGGAGAGCTTTGGATGTGCAGTGCATTGGTTCAACGTCAGAGTGCATGCATCTGCGGTGCAGAGGAGGGGATAAAAGTGAAAGGAAAACGCTGAAATCACTTCCATTTACACTGCAAATCAGCATTCACAAAAAATCTGGGCTAATTCAGATATAGCTTTCGTCCCTTTATCCATGTCAGAAGCTGcggttttactttttaaactgCATGGAACTTAACTtcatgagagaaaaaaagcgcacacacacacacaccacacacacacatatatatatatatatatataaaataaaaaaaacagacgaccaaaaagaaaatgttactGAAATTTTACTGTGGTTAAGTGTGGTTAACACTGCCAGTATTTTGGCCAGCATATAAAGATTACAGGACTTACATTTCCGCAATCCAGACTTCATCCAGCATTCTGCATCATCGTCCACACTAAATTGAAGACATGAATTCGATTTTAAGTGATCTTACAGTAGATTTTTTAGGTAAATGTTTACCTTTATTGTTGGCAGAAATCTTCggttagagaaaaaaaaattacaacttaaaaaatttaacattaatttccaCATTTCTTTGGTATGGTTACTAATGACATTAATTATGAAACATGAGCTTAAATATGGAAAGAAGCATCAATTCAAACAAATCAATCGTCAGTCCATAAAATGAACTACCCACATGAGTCTGCACCGGGCACCTCTGAGCAGCTGAACTCCAGTCTCTTGGAGGAAGTTTTTACTCAGATCCAGCTCCTTCAGTTTTTGGAGGACTTTCGGTTCACGGGACAAATGGCGACAGCCTTCCTCGGTGATGCCGCAGAATGCAAGCCTGCACACAGGGAGCACAAAAATGGAAATCTGCTGTTTATTCAAATTCCGAATAGGAATGATCATAAATAACACCACCAATTTTCTATttctagaattttttttccgccctGGGTTTCTGTGTGGGTCTCTCTGCTGAAACGTCTCTGCAACATCACGTGGACATCTCTaccctctaccctggaagggcgtccctctgtgtatcactccttttttttctctcttctagagTTTTTCATTGTGCGcagggtcaagggtcaagtgtcgggggtgtcaactgtagggcctgtcaaatcccattgagacatactgtatgtgattatgggatatataagaaataaatgttgttgttgtctacTCGGGGGTCCTGGAGAAGAGGATCCGTTGCATAGTCTAATCTTGgattcagtgaaagtgaagtgattgtcattgtgaaacactgcagcacagcacacggtgcacacagtgaaatgtgtcctctgcttttaaccatcacccttggttagcagtgggcagccattacaggggagcagtgtgtggggacggtgctttgctcagtggcacctcggcggatcaggatgcgaacaggcaaccttctgattatgggccgcttccttaactactaggccaccactgcctcaggaGGAGCAGTGTGGTATTCATCCTGTTACTTGAAGTTACTCCTTGTCATAACATCTGTCGGACTCCAATCATGTCTCTCCTGTTTGTTGCGCCCTGGTCTCTATCTGGTCTCTATTCACCACTATTGGAGCCTACCCTACATTTAGAGAGGAAAGGAGCAATATGACTGATATGGTGTGTACGGTGTCTTTTCCTTTTTGcatgcaaaaatgaaaatggcactGATACACTTTCGTTATTCATAGTGataatgtatacatttacagcatttgtcagatgcccttatccagagcgacttacaatcagtagttacagggacaggcccccctggagacactcagggttaagtgtcttgctcagggacacaatggtagtaagtggggtttgaacctgggtcttctggttcataggcgagtgtgtcaccaaataggctactaccaccctattatatGTTGGACAAACACTTCTTTCTAGCCATGAAGACTATGGACATAGTCAGACTATGTTAACAAagttcatttttatataaactgaattaaaaaaaaactgagacacTAAACAAGTGCACTTTCAGTCATAAATTAACCATATTGTAGCCATATTGTAGATTTCACATTAAAGAATAACGAATGTgatcatttccatttacatatttaaaaaaaacatttattaaggCATTTTTCATTAATACTTAATAGGCTGTTtctcaggattgactgcagctgggctcattaccggtggccaatcctaacaatgcataaaagccggagatttccgccccttcggaatctccggcattGTGAACTTGGTTATGAACTTGACTTCCGTTagtgaatgtgtttatgttttgagttctgccgatcgtcacacgcctgcgggtttgtttatgttcttttcttaagttaaattgttttcggccaccgcgccactgtttatttgtttattgtttgttttataataaaaaaacccgttcccagcatgccacacctctgcgcttcccctCCCTCgtcagtccgtagtcgtgacagaatgccggagatctaCCCAAAAGCGCCTCTTTTGGGtagatctccggcattctgtcacgactacggactgacGAGGGaggggaagcgcagaggtgtggcatgctgggaacgggttcCCAGCATGCAGAGGTCTGAAAGTAAGAAGCAGAGAAGAAACACCGCGAAGGACACAACTAGCGTGGGCGCCGGGCGAGAGACACGCCGGCCATTCTAGTGGAGTTGTTTCTCCCTGATGAGATATGGCTCACCCCGGGGAGAATCCGCgtaacccggaagcgacaacgtcggcgggtgagggggcggagcgaaGACAATGGCATcgacagcagcgaggaagtgacgtgggcagcgagcgcagaggatgcaacccccacgatcttcgccatgtcgagccaggaactccgcgctctgctggcaaggttccctgtggactgggacaaCACGAAcgatgacgacgagagcacaggagacgcgagttgggctccgcccatcatgCCCGTCCCGAAttgtcgcaaggtccgtggggacccacgtcacttccaggggtgtgAGAGACGACCACAGcagcgttcctccagcgaggagatGGGCAAGCTCCAGCCCGAATgaccagagtactgcccatgggagctgatcgcgccatgggtccaggatgtccacagggtggacgaccctcggagtcaccggtgggaggacagggatgacgaaagcggcgatgacgtggattttctttgggcggccgacccgccttccctctgcccagagGTTCCCCAGCGGAATGACCCacgcctgctggagaagacgttcacccccctccacgccacacacccaccaccatctccatcGACGTGTCCAGCCCTGTgcgggacagcccaatggtcc
This genomic interval from Denticeps clupeoides unplaced genomic scaffold, fDenClu1.1, whole genome shotgun sequence contains the following:
- the LOC114773579 gene encoding proteinase-activated receptor 3-like translates to MADFPPKNVSIIDGNSIPALPGADNSSLDGCDYSNDKRYSMQSIEILSCLLGFPANLRVLWILLWARVEWSTSDLYTGSLAFMDAMNCLCLPIDAIMYDTETVSDSTSILDFVYYLNELGVPPLLACICLDRYVAVLHPTTFMRLRDNKLRILTTVVIWSCALSYSLFVVIDDSENVKYYISFTVFIGCFLLIIFCNLSLLKALMDSGPVARDSMHPVKKRAFITVLIIFMIITVSFLPDVILYVFNMVMINSDNINIYPCVFPACTAIFVLRSALQPLFFLYHARKLPFMSSTKSNCCGR